A genomic region of Rhodanobacter sp. contains the following coding sequences:
- a CDS encoding nitronate monooxygenase, whose amino-acid sequence MVSFAQQFGIEHPLVQAPMAGASTPQMAAAVSEAGGLGSLGVGYAEPQAIVDQAAQTRALTGRPFALNLFVLPDDVEPDMAAVARARARLDALMEREGLAVRTTLPTRWAPRFSDQFAALCEARPAVASFAFDLLTPAQMQELKRRDIRVIGTATTAAEARAWAERGADAVCVQGAEAGGHRGGFLPAGDTPLIGLFALIPLAVAACDGVPVIAAGGIMDGAGMLAAEVLGAAASQLGTAFLACPESAAAEAWKRDLVTAEDHRVGTIRSFSGRAARGLRNRYVEAMEALADELPAYPVLNALTAPLRRAAAAAGRADLVSEWCGQAAARVRPQPAAELVARLMHEYRLARRAVAPH is encoded by the coding sequence ATGGTTTCCTTTGCACAGCAGTTCGGCATCGAGCATCCCCTGGTCCAGGCGCCGATGGCTGGCGCCAGCACGCCGCAGATGGCGGCCGCCGTCTCGGAGGCGGGCGGCCTGGGTTCGCTGGGCGTGGGCTATGCCGAGCCGCAGGCCATCGTCGACCAGGCAGCGCAGACCCGCGCGCTCACCGGCCGCCCGTTCGCACTCAACCTGTTCGTGCTGCCCGACGATGTCGAGCCGGACATGGCGGCGGTGGCGCGCGCCCGTGCGCGACTGGATGCGCTGATGGAACGCGAAGGACTGGCCGTGCGCACCACGCTGCCGACGCGCTGGGCGCCGCGCTTCTCCGACCAGTTCGCCGCCTTGTGCGAGGCGCGGCCCGCGGTGGCCAGCTTCGCGTTCGACCTGCTCACGCCGGCGCAGATGCAGGAGCTGAAGCGCCGCGACATCCGCGTCATCGGCACCGCCACCACGGCGGCGGAGGCGCGTGCCTGGGCCGAGCGAGGCGCGGACGCGGTGTGCGTGCAGGGCGCCGAGGCGGGCGGCCATCGCGGCGGTTTCCTGCCTGCCGGCGACACGCCGCTGATCGGCCTGTTCGCGCTGATTCCGCTGGCCGTGGCGGCCTGCGACGGCGTGCCGGTGATCGCCGCAGGCGGCATCATGGACGGCGCCGGCATGCTCGCCGCCGAAGTGCTGGGTGCGGCGGCCAGCCAGCTCGGCACGGCCTTCCTCGCCTGTCCCGAATCCGCCGCGGCGGAAGCGTGGAAGCGCGACCTGGTGACGGCGGAAGACCATCGCGTCGGCACCATCCGCAGCTTCTCCGGGCGTGCCGCGCGCGGCTTGCGCAACCGCTACGTCGAGGCGATGGAAGCGCTTGCGGACGAGTTGCCCGCGTATCCCGTGCTCAACGCGCTCACCGCGCCGTTGCGGCGTGCGGCCGCCGCGGCCGGTCGCGCGGATCTCGTTTCCGAATGGTGCGGCCAGGCGGCCGCGCGGGTGCGTCCGCAACCCGCCGCCGAACTGGTGGCGCGGCTGATGCACGAATACCGGCTGGCGCGTCGCGCCGTCGCGCCGCATTGA
- a CDS encoding cytochrome c biogenesis protein DipZ: MLLLILAYLGGVLTILSPCILPVLPFVFARADRPFLKSGLPMLIGMAATFALVATLAAVGGGWAVHANQYGRAVALVVLALLGLTLLSTHVAEWLTRPFVALGNRLSQRTDGDGESVWAAAGLGIATGLLWAPCAGPILGLLLTGAALKGASVTTTLLLLTYALGAATSLALALAVGGKVFSLMKRSLGAGQWVRRTLGVLVLAGVAAIASGVDTGVLTRVSLAGTNGLEQKLIDAVRPMPSAMAAPAPKPGADLPVEGTLPSLAGATGWLNSTPLTPEMLRGKVVLVDFWTYSCINCLRSLPYVEAWYDKYKDHGLVVIGVHSPEFAFEKDRANVAAAVQRLGVTYPVALDSDYAIWQGFSNEYWPAEYFIDARGRIRHHSFGEGGYAEDEDVIRQLLAAAGHTDLPGGYVQPGAKGAEAAISNDYDRSPETYVGYARADNFAGGEVAHDDASDYRAPATLSTNQWALDGRWTVRPQEATLDAANGSITYRFRGRDLHLVLGPGSDGKPVRFRVTLDGHAPGADHGVDTDADGNGTVSAQRLYQLVRQAHGNGERTFTITFLDPGVHAYAFTFG, from the coding sequence ATGCTCCTGCTGATCCTTGCCTACCTCGGCGGCGTGCTCACCATCCTCAGCCCCTGCATCCTGCCGGTGCTGCCCTTCGTGTTCGCGCGCGCCGACCGTCCGTTCCTGAAAAGCGGCCTGCCGATGCTGATCGGCATGGCAGCCACCTTCGCGCTGGTCGCCACGCTGGCCGCCGTGGGCGGCGGCTGGGCGGTGCACGCCAACCAGTACGGCCGCGCCGTGGCGCTGGTGGTGCTGGCCCTGCTCGGCCTCACCCTGCTTTCCACACATGTCGCGGAGTGGCTGACGCGGCCGTTCGTGGCGCTGGGCAACCGGCTCTCGCAGCGCACGGACGGCGACGGCGAATCCGTGTGGGCCGCAGCCGGCCTCGGCATCGCCACCGGCTTGCTGTGGGCACCGTGCGCCGGGCCCATCCTCGGCCTGCTGCTGACCGGCGCGGCACTGAAGGGCGCCAGCGTCACCACCACCCTGCTGCTGCTCACCTACGCGCTGGGCGCGGCCACCTCGCTGGCGTTGGCGCTGGCGGTGGGCGGCAAGGTGTTCTCGCTGATGAAGCGCTCGCTGGGCGCGGGCCAATGGGTGCGCCGCACGCTGGGCGTGCTGGTGCTGGCCGGCGTGGCGGCCATCGCCTCCGGCGTGGACACCGGCGTACTCACCCGCGTCTCGCTGGCCGGCACCAACGGCCTCGAACAGAAGCTGATCGACGCCGTGCGGCCGATGCCGAGCGCCATGGCGGCGCCCGCGCCCAAGCCCGGCGCGGATCTGCCGGTGGAAGGCACGCTGCCCTCGCTGGCCGGCGCCACCGGCTGGCTCAACAGCACACCGCTCACGCCGGAAATGCTGCGCGGCAAGGTGGTGCTGGTGGATTTCTGGACCTACTCCTGCATCAACTGCCTGCGCTCGCTGCCCTACGTCGAAGCCTGGTACGACAAGTACAAGGACCACGGCCTGGTGGTGATCGGCGTGCATTCGCCCGAGTTCGCCTTCGAGAAGGACCGCGCCAACGTGGCGGCGGCGGTGCAGCGCCTGGGCGTGACCTACCCGGTGGCGCTGGATTCCGACTACGCGATCTGGCAGGGCTTCAGCAACGAGTACTGGCCTGCCGAATATTTCATCGATGCGCGGGGCCGCATCCGCCACCACAGCTTCGGCGAAGGCGGCTATGCCGAAGACGAAGACGTGATCCGCCAGCTGCTCGCCGCAGCCGGCCACACCGACCTGCCCGGCGGCTACGTGCAGCCCGGCGCGAAGGGCGCGGAAGCGGCCATCTCCAACGACTACGACCGCTCGCCGGAAACCTACGTGGGCTACGCCCGCGCCGACAACTTCGCCGGCGGCGAGGTCGCGCACGACGATGCGTCCGACTACCGCGCACCCGCCACGCTGTCCACCAACCAGTGGGCGCTGGACGGCCGCTGGACCGTGCGTCCGCAGGAGGCCACGCTGGACGCAGCCAACGGCTCCATCACCTACCGCTTCCGCGGCCGCGACCTGCACCTGGTGCTCGGCCCCGGCAGCGACGGCAAGCCGGTGCGCTTCCGCGTCACGCTGGACGGCCATGCGCCCGGCGCCGACCACGGCGTGGACACCGACGCGGACGGCAACGGCACCGTCAGCGCGCAGCGCCTGTACCAGTTGGTGCGCCAGGCCCACGGCAACGGCGAACGCACCTTCACCATCACCTTCCTCGACCCCGGCGTGCACGCCTACGCGTTCACCTTCGGCTGA
- a CDS encoding Maf-like protein yields MLYLASQSPRRRELLAQLGADFCVVDVDVPELRAAQESPREYVNRVARDKARAGLAALAGMPDAVVLGADTEVVLDDEVFGKPRDAQDAAAMLRRLSGRIHSVISSVWLIGAQAERNACSVSRVRFAELDDAAIEAYVATGESFGKAGAYAIQGRGAALVEHLEGSYSGVMGLPLFETARLLREAAIYPG; encoded by the coding sequence ATGCTTTATCTCGCCTCGCAGTCGCCGCGCCGCCGCGAACTGCTCGCCCAGCTCGGCGCCGATTTCTGCGTGGTCGACGTGGACGTGCCCGAACTGCGCGCCGCGCAGGAATCGCCGCGCGAGTACGTGAACCGCGTCGCCCGCGACAAGGCGCGCGCTGGGCTGGCTGCGCTGGCTGGCATGCCCGATGCCGTGGTGCTGGGCGCCGATACCGAAGTGGTGCTGGACGACGAAGTGTTCGGCAAGCCGCGCGACGCGCAGGATGCCGCGGCGATGCTGCGCCGGCTGTCCGGTCGCATCCACTCGGTGATTTCGTCGGTGTGGTTGATCGGTGCGCAAGCGGAGCGCAACGCCTGCAGCGTGTCGCGCGTGCGCTTCGCCGAACTGGACGATGCTGCCATCGAGGCCTATGTCGCCACCGGCGAATCCTTCGGCAAGGCCGGCGCCTACGCCATCCAGGGACGCGGCGCGGCGCTGGTGGAGCATCTGGAGGGCAGCTACTCCGGCGTGATGGGCCTGCCGCTGTTCGAGACGGCGCGGCTGCTGCGCGAGGCGGCGATCTATCCGGGGTGA
- the rsfS gene encoding ribosome silencing factor, protein MSTNRKIKADSTAELRKTVVAALEELKAKDVREIDVRGKTSIADLLVIASGTSARHVKSIADEVVKFAKKAGVMPLGVEGEQEAEWVLVDLGDVIVHVMLPRIREFYGLERLWTVGDREQDVDAAQAG, encoded by the coding sequence TTGAGCACCAACCGCAAGATCAAGGCCGACTCGACGGCCGAACTGCGCAAGACCGTCGTCGCCGCGCTGGAAGAGCTGAAAGCCAAGGACGTCCGCGAGATCGACGTGCGCGGCAAGACCTCCATCGCCGACCTTCTCGTGATCGCCTCCGGCACCTCCGCGCGCCACGTCAAATCCATCGCCGACGAAGTGGTGAAGTTCGCCAAGAAGGCGGGCGTGATGCCGCTGGGCGTGGAAGGCGAGCAGGAGGCCGAGTGGGTGCTGGTCGACCTCGGCGACGTGATCGTGCACGTGATGCTGCCGCGCATCCGCGAGTTCTACGGCCTGGAGCGGCTGTGGACGGTAGGCGACCGCGAGCAGGACGTCGACGCCGCGCAAGCCGGCTGA
- a CDS encoding TerC family protein — MFAFDWLTDPAAWAGLLTLVVLEIVLGIDNLVFVAILSDKLPPQRRDHARLLGLGFALVLRLLLLAAMSWLVRLTAPIVEWHGLALSWRDIILLAGGGFLLFKATLELHERLEGGDEHAESGRARARFWPVVAQIVALDLVFSLDSVITAVGMASQLSVMMIAVVIAVLLMILASKPLTAFVNARPTVVILCLSFLLMIGFSLIAEGLGFHIPKGYLYAAIGFSIVIEAFNQTMRRNRQRSLLASARTLRERTAQAVLRLLGTGGAEEEAAPAAADGSGGAVFGKDELAMVQGVLDLAHRPVRSIMTPRPEINWIDPREDAAKLRVEVAACGHHWVPLAEDDLDQLAGVATSHDLLASLLEHGRIDVERVARKPMTVLESLSVLRLIDEFRRSPLQVALVVDEYGSVLGMVTPADVLATIAGEFNDAAGGDPAAVRESDGAWLFDASLDLRRVGHLLGRRLGGDDDFASLAGYALQRLGRLPVPGERFGSEGLQFEVVAMDGARIERLRVAPP, encoded by the coding sequence ATGTTCGCCTTCGACTGGCTGACCGATCCCGCCGCCTGGGCCGGACTCCTCACCCTGGTGGTGCTGGAGATCGTGCTAGGCATCGACAACCTGGTGTTCGTCGCGATCCTTTCGGACAAGCTGCCGCCGCAGCGGCGCGACCATGCGCGGCTGCTGGGCCTGGGCTTTGCGTTGGTGCTGCGCCTGTTGCTGCTGGCGGCGATGTCGTGGCTGGTGCGGCTCACCGCGCCCATCGTGGAATGGCATGGCCTGGCCTTGTCCTGGCGCGACATCATCCTGCTCGCGGGCGGCGGCTTCCTGTTGTTCAAGGCCACGCTGGAGCTGCACGAACGGCTGGAGGGCGGCGACGAACACGCCGAAAGCGGCCGCGCGCGGGCACGCTTCTGGCCGGTGGTGGCGCAGATCGTGGCGTTGGACCTGGTGTTTTCGCTGGACTCGGTGATCACCGCGGTGGGCATGGCCAGCCAGCTCTCGGTGATGATGATCGCCGTGGTGATCGCGGTGCTGCTGATGATCCTGGCCAGCAAGCCGCTCACCGCCTTCGTCAATGCACGGCCCACGGTGGTGATCCTGTGCCTGTCGTTCCTGCTGATGATCGGCTTCAGCCTGATCGCGGAAGGCCTCGGGTTCCATATCCCGAAGGGTTACCTGTACGCCGCGATCGGCTTCTCCATCGTGATCGAGGCCTTCAACCAGACCATGCGCCGCAACCGCCAACGCAGCCTGCTGGCCAGCGCGCGCACGCTGCGCGAGCGCACGGCGCAGGCGGTGTTGCGCCTGCTCGGCACCGGCGGCGCGGAAGAGGAGGCCGCGCCCGCGGCGGCGGACGGCAGCGGCGGCGCGGTGTTCGGCAAGGACGAGCTGGCGATGGTGCAGGGCGTGCTCGACCTCGCGCACCGGCCGGTGCGCTCGATCATGACGCCGCGACCGGAGATCAACTGGATCGACCCGCGCGAGGATGCCGCCAAGCTGCGCGTCGAAGTCGCGGCCTGCGGCCATCACTGGGTGCCGCTGGCGGAAGACGATCTCGACCAGCTGGCCGGCGTGGCCACGTCGCACGACCTGCTGGCCAGCCTGCTGGAGCACGGTCGCATCGACGTCGAACGGGTGGCGCGCAAGCCGATGACCGTGCTGGAGTCGCTGAGCGTGCTGCGCCTGATCGACGAGTTCCGCCGCTCGCCGCTGCAGGTGGCGCTGGTGGTGGACGAATACGGCAGCGTGCTCGGCATGGTCACGCCGGCCGACGTGTTGGCGACCATTGCCGGCGAGTTCAACGACGCCGCGGGCGGCGATCCGGCCGCCGTGCGTGAGAGCGACGGCGCGTGGCTGTTCGACGCCAGCCTGGATCTGCGTCGGGTGGGGCATCTGCTGGGTCGCCGCCTGGGCGGCGACGACGACTTCGCCAGCCTGGCCGGTTACGCGCTGCAGCGGCTGGGGCGCCTGCCCGTGCCGGGTGAACGCTTCGGCAGCGAAGGCCTGCAGTTCGAGGTCGTCGCGATGGACGGCGCGCGCATCGAGCGGCTGCGCGTGGCGCCGCCCTGA
- a CDS encoding nucleotidyl transferase AbiEii/AbiGii toxin family protein, producing MPKPLTNIGASVRARLLNLARQTHRPLDPLLTRYALERLLYRLSRSAYRDRYVLKGAMLVTTWFDSPHRATRDIDFLGFGDPAVDVLVSRFREIAAIAIDDGVEYGIEALKAELIREDQDYGGVRLRTTATLAGARIPIVIDIGFGDATEPGLQEIELPVLLDMPAPSLFAYPPETVIAEKFEAMVKLGLANSRLKDYYDVWALFGTREFDDKRLSDAIAATFERRGTPLPTTTPDALSSDFAANASRKSQWDAFKQNVEQEAPALDTVVAELEGRLMPLVRSLLPPFPHQ from the coding sequence ATGCCTAAGCCGCTGACCAACATCGGAGCATCAGTGCGCGCCCGTCTGCTGAATCTCGCCCGCCAGACCCATCGCCCCCTTGATCCATTGCTCACCCGCTATGCACTGGAACGCCTGCTATACCGGCTCAGTCGATCGGCATACCGGGACCGCTACGTTCTCAAGGGCGCCATGCTCGTCACCACGTGGTTCGACAGCCCACACCGCGCCACCCGCGATATCGATTTTCTGGGCTTCGGTGATCCCGCGGTCGATGTCCTGGTGTCGCGATTCCGGGAGATCGCCGCTATCGCCATCGATGACGGTGTCGAATACGGCATCGAGGCATTGAAGGCGGAGTTGATACGGGAGGATCAGGACTACGGCGGCGTGCGCCTGCGGACGACCGCCACGCTTGCCGGCGCGAGGATCCCCATTGTCATCGATATCGGCTTCGGCGATGCAACGGAGCCGGGTCTGCAGGAGATAGAGCTGCCCGTCCTGCTCGACATGCCCGCTCCAAGCCTGTTCGCCTACCCTCCCGAGACGGTCATAGCGGAGAAGTTCGAAGCGATGGTCAAGCTCGGACTCGCCAACTCCCGTCTGAAGGACTACTACGACGTCTGGGCGCTGTTCGGGACGCGTGAATTCGATGACAAGCGGCTTTCCGATGCCATCGCCGCCACGTTCGAGCGCCGCGGAACGCCATTGCCGACCACAACGCCCGATGCCCTTTCCTCCGATTTCGCTGCCAATGCGTCCAGAAAGAGCCAATGGGATGCGTTCAAGCAGAACGTCGAGCAAGAGGCACCAGCTCTCGACACGGTGGTAGCCGAACTGGAAGGACGGCTGATGCCGCTCGTCCGATCCCTTCTGCCCCCCTTCCCGCATCAATGA
- a CDS encoding glycoside hydrolase family 18 protein — protein sequence MPLRLRLALFPLLAMLACPLLARAASEHYRVVAYDTAHHPIPAADVDRIDTLIFAFAHPADGRVVLAPAARALLQQRIALKAAHPKLTVMVSVGGWTVGGFSEAAMTAASRQRFADSAAALLVDTHADGLDVDWEYPGHHESGIASSPQDREHFTALLKALRSALDRAGHGRHYLLTIAAADGPFVDGIDLAAVAPSLDWFNMMTYDFCNAMTPTTCHHTGLHASALAPADARTLSRAVRQFLAAGVPAAKLVPGVAFYGREFADVDPAHHGLFQKYGHYQGGHDWPELKADFIDRNGYVRYWDAKADAPWLWNAKTRRFISYDDPQSIAAKAAYVKAQHLGGLMYWEQGSDPSGELLHAIWQGLH from the coding sequence ATGCCATTGCGCCTGCGCCTCGCCCTGTTCCCCCTGCTGGCGATGCTCGCCTGCCCGCTGCTCGCACGCGCCGCTTCCGAACACTACCGCGTGGTGGCCTACGACACCGCGCACCACCCGATCCCCGCGGCCGACGTGGATCGCATCGACACGCTGATCTTCGCGTTCGCGCATCCGGCCGACGGCCGCGTGGTGCTGGCTCCCGCAGCCCGTGCCCTGCTGCAGCAACGCATCGCGCTGAAGGCCGCGCATCCGAAGCTCACCGTGATGGTGTCGGTAGGCGGCTGGACCGTGGGCGGCTTCTCCGAGGCGGCGATGACGGCGGCCAGCCGCCAGCGTTTCGCCGACAGCGCCGCCGCGCTGCTGGTGGACACGCACGCCGACGGCCTCGACGTGGATTGGGAATACCCCGGCCACCACGAGTCCGGCATCGCCTCCAGCCCGCAGGACCGCGAACACTTCACCGCGCTGCTCAAGGCGCTGCGCAGCGCGCTGGATCGCGCCGGCCACGGCAGGCACTACCTGCTCACCATCGCCGCGGCCGACGGCCCGTTCGTGGACGGCATCGACCTCGCCGCGGTGGCGCCGTCGCTGGATTGGTTCAACATGATGACCTACGACTTCTGCAACGCGATGACGCCGACCACTTGCCACCACACCGGCCTGCACGCGTCGGCGCTGGCGCCGGCCGATGCGCGCACGCTGTCGCGCGCGGTGCGGCAGTTCCTCGCCGCGGGCGTGCCCGCCGCCAAGCTGGTGCCCGGCGTGGCGTTCTACGGCCGCGAGTTCGCCGACGTCGACCCGGCCCATCACGGCCTGTTCCAGAAGTACGGCCACTACCAGGGCGGCCACGACTGGCCGGAACTCAAGGCCGACTTCATCGACCGCAACGGTTACGTGCGCTACTGGGACGCGAAGGCCGACGCGCCCTGGCTGTGGAACGCCAAGACCCGCCGCTTCATCAGCTACGACGACCCGCAGTCGATCGCCGCCAAGGCGGCCTACGTGAAGGCGCAGCACCTCGGTGGACTGATGTACTGGGAACAGGGCAGCGATCCCAGCGGCGAACTGCTGCACGCGATCTGGCAAGGGCTGCATTGA
- the rlmH gene encoding 23S rRNA (pseudouridine(1915)-N(3))-methyltransferase RlmH, translating into MRARLIAVGERMPAWVAEGFAEYRKRLSHELPLELVELKPGARGKGRDDAKAMLDEGEAILAALPRDTHAVALDGRGKTWSSEELAAQLASWRMAGRDLAFLIGGPDGHAPAVLARADQRWSLGPLTLPHMLVRLVLAEQLYRATTIVAGHPYHRA; encoded by the coding sequence ATGCGCGCGCGCCTGATCGCCGTCGGCGAGCGCATGCCCGCCTGGGTGGCGGAAGGTTTCGCCGAATACCGCAAGCGGCTCTCGCACGAGTTGCCGTTGGAACTGGTCGAACTGAAACCCGGCGCGCGCGGCAAGGGCCGCGACGACGCCAAGGCCATGCTGGACGAGGGCGAGGCGATCCTTGCCGCGTTGCCGCGCGACACGCATGCGGTGGCGCTGGACGGCCGCGGCAAGACTTGGTCGAGCGAGGAACTGGCCGCGCAACTGGCGTCGTGGCGCATGGCCGGCCGCGACCTCGCCTTCCTGATCGGCGGCCCCGACGGCCACGCGCCCGCCGTGCTGGCGCGCGCCGACCAGCGCTGGTCGTTGGGCCCGCTCACCCTGCCGCACATGCTGGTTCGGCTGGTGCTGGCCGAGCAGCTCTATCGCGCCACCACCATCGTGGCGGGCCACCCCTACCACCGGGCCTGA
- a CDS encoding type IV toxin-antitoxin system AbiEi family antitoxin domain-containing protein: MPFPASTQRQQAISLLSSHGMTRLREFLEAGITAATISRLEREGIIVRLTRGLYQLADASLNEHQSLVEASKLIPRGVICLSSALAFHGLTDQMPSRVWVALARKDWRPRIAYPPVRIVRFPPALLSTGIELHSIEGISVPIFGVAKTVVDAFRYRRTIGEVVAVEAVREALRQRKTTPAEIARFAEQARIWKVVQPYLTALTHNA; encoded by the coding sequence ATGCCCTTCCCGGCATCGACCCAGCGCCAACAGGCGATTTCGCTGCTGAGCAGTCACGGAATGACGCGCCTGCGCGAATTCCTCGAAGCAGGAATCACGGCGGCGACCATCTCTCGACTCGAGCGGGAAGGCATCATCGTGCGACTGACTCGGGGGCTGTACCAGCTCGCCGACGCCTCGCTCAACGAGCACCAGTCGCTGGTGGAAGCATCCAAGCTGATCCCCCGGGGAGTGATCTGCCTCTCCTCGGCGCTGGCCTTCCATGGCCTGACCGACCAGATGCCTTCCCGCGTCTGGGTGGCACTGGCCAGAAAGGACTGGCGACCACGCATTGCCTATCCTCCCGTCCGCATCGTCCGCTTTCCGCCTGCGCTGCTTTCGACCGGTATCGAACTCCATTCCATCGAAGGCATTTCCGTTCCGATCTTTGGTGTCGCCAAAACGGTGGTCGACGCTTTCAGATACCGCCGGACCATCGGCGAGGTCGTGGCTGTCGAAGCGGTACGGGAGGCTCTGCGACAACGCAAGACCACTCCTGCCGAAATCGCCCGTTTCGCTGAACAGGCACGCATCTGGAAAGTGGTGCAACCCTACCTGACCGCGCTGACCCACAATGCCTAA
- a CDS encoding DNA cytosine methyltransferase produces MLYAKPGGVDLLLASPECTNHSVAKGAAVRDEGSRETALHTIEWIAALRPRWFVMENVKEMRAWPRYRELHNTLSELGYQVREEVINAAQFGAPQARVRLFLIGGLDMQPPPITPLPCTPVRTVRDILDPDGTWSEQPLFVAGRAASTVARARNAIRTLGRDAEFLLVYYGSGGERSWQTLDQPLRTVTTIDRFALVRKRRGRYMIRMLQPSELARAMSLPDAHAFPVGTRREKVKLCGNGICATVIETIVEHLKAVEMAEPDPVERQAECRDRIALPA; encoded by the coding sequence TTGCTGTACGCGAAGCCGGGAGGTGTGGACCTTCTGCTTGCGTCACCCGAGTGCACTAACCACTCGGTTGCGAAGGGGGCTGCTGTGCGTGATGAGGGCAGCCGTGAGACCGCACTGCATACGATCGAGTGGATCGCAGCGCTTCGGCCGCGCTGGTTCGTGATGGAGAATGTCAAGGAAATGAGGGCTTGGCCACGCTACCGGGAGCTTCACAACACGTTGTCGGAGCTCGGCTATCAGGTGCGCGAGGAAGTGATCAATGCTGCCCAGTTTGGTGCTCCGCAAGCGCGAGTCAGATTGTTCCTGATCGGTGGATTGGACATGCAGCCCCCACCGATCACGCCGCTGCCCTGTACGCCCGTCAGAACAGTCAGGGACATCTTGGATCCTGACGGGACGTGGTCCGAGCAACCCCTTTTCGTTGCGGGGCGTGCGGCGAGCACCGTGGCAAGAGCAAGAAATGCGATCAGGACACTAGGCCGTGATGCGGAATTCCTGCTCGTCTATTACGGATCCGGTGGAGAGCGGAGCTGGCAGACTCTGGACCAGCCTTTGCGGACGGTTACCACGATCGACCGGTTCGCTCTTGTGCGGAAACGGCGCGGACGGTACATGATCCGGATGCTGCAACCTTCGGAGCTGGCAAGGGCCATGTCGCTGCCCGATGCACATGCCTTTCCGGTAGGGACGCGGCGTGAGAAGGTCAAACTGTGCGGCAACGGAATCTGCGCGACAGTCATCGAGACGATCGTGGAGCACCTGAAGGCCGTTGAAATGGCCGAGCCCGACCCAGTGGAGAGGCAGGCGGAATGTCGAGACAGAATAGCTTTGCCAGCCTGA
- a CDS encoding sigma-70 family RNA polymerase sigma factor: protein MTADGTLVWDGGFAPRWDCRASVSTEPASANEQAERQRAAWMAAAQAGDRRAYERVLAGSVALIRAVARRQGVGTDALDDVVQETLLTVHRVRHTYDASRSYDAWLSAIAARRAIDALRSHGRRDRRELHDDIALDQHPDRDDASMDAERRQQARRLREAIAQLPPGQREAVEQLGLRERSLAEAAEHTGRNAGALKVNLHRALKALRGRLHGDS, encoded by the coding sequence TTGACCGCCGACGGCACCTTGGTATGGGATGGCGGCTTCGCCCCGCGATGGGATTGCCGCGCTTCCGTGTCCACCGAACCCGCCAGCGCCAACGAACAGGCCGAGCGTCAGCGCGCCGCGTGGATGGCTGCCGCGCAGGCGGGCGACCGCCGCGCCTACGAACGCGTGCTGGCCGGTTCGGTGGCGCTGATCCGCGCGGTGGCGCGCCGGCAGGGCGTGGGTACGGACGCGCTGGACGACGTGGTGCAGGAAACCCTGCTCACGGTGCATCGCGTGCGCCATACCTATGACGCGTCGCGCTCCTACGATGCCTGGCTCAGCGCCATCGCCGCGCGGCGCGCCATCGATGCGCTGCGCAGCCACGGCCGGCGCGACCGGCGCGAACTGCACGACGACATCGCGCTGGATCAGCACCCCGACCGCGACGACGCGAGCATGGACGCCGAACGCCGCCAGCAGGCGCGGCGCCTGCGCGAGGCCATCGCGCAGCTGCCGCCGGGCCAGCGCGAGGCGGTGGAACAACTCGGCCTGCGCGAGCGCTCGCTGGCCGAGGCCGCCGAGCACACCGGCCGCAACGCCGGTGCGCTGAAAGTGAACCTGCACCGCGCCCTGAAGGCCCTGCGCGGTCGCCTGCACGGAGATTCCTGA
- a CDS encoding GNAT family N-acetyltransferase — MTVQIHRATLHDLDVLVPLFDGYRQFYGKPSDEPGAREFLTARMRLNESLILIARDGDGAGAGFTQLYPLFSSVRMVRTWLLNDLFVAAHARRRGVAKALLEAAAEHTKKLGAASLSLSTAHDNRPAQALYESLGWQRDLEFREYNLTL; from the coding sequence ATGACTGTCCAGATACATCGCGCGACGCTCCACGACCTCGACGTGTTGGTGCCGCTGTTCGACGGCTACCGCCAGTTCTACGGCAAGCCGTCCGACGAGCCGGGCGCGCGCGAATTCCTTACGGCACGCATGCGTTTGAACGAGTCACTGATCCTCATCGCGCGCGACGGAGATGGCGCAGGCGCCGGTTTCACCCAGCTCTATCCGTTGTTTTCCTCGGTGCGCATGGTGCGCACCTGGTTGCTCAACGACTTGTTCGTGGCCGCGCATGCGCGGCGGCGAGGCGTGGCTAAGGCCTTGCTCGAAGCGGCGGCGGAGCACACGAAGAAACTGGGTGCGGCCAGCCTGTCGCTTTCCACCGCGCACGACAACCGGCCGGCGCAGGCGCTGTACGAGTCGCTGGGCTGGCAGCGCGACCTGGAGTTCCGCGAGTACAACCTCACGCTCTGA